Part of the Alosa alosa isolate M-15738 ecotype Scorff River chromosome 18, AALO_Geno_1.1, whole genome shotgun sequence genome is shown below.
CATTCTCCTAAACACATCTGCAACCATTGTAGTTCGAACTATGTTGGTTGAAACCAACATGGTTCAAACTAacaaagtactatgtaagtacaacggttttgggaaacagtcgtaacttacatgttggttagttgaacgatgcatcgtaccacgctaacctccgtagttgtacgggaaatgCACCCCAGATCGgttagcggatctgtagttcgatggaatgagacataagaaactacaaatttcaCTTGCATCTGATGAACATATtttaccttgtctgtggacatcgttatttgcaaagccagtgctggataataGCGTGTGtacgacagaggaaaagttattTGATGTTGCTTTAAGAGTGTATAATGTATCTTGAAACATTATATATGGCAAGAGTTTGACATGCTTATTGTTCAGACCTACACTCCTGAATCCAGAATATGTTTCACACACTTTGTTGGCTTTTTACTGGAATAAAGACAGAATGCTGCATTAACCAAAGAAACATCCTTTTTTTCAAGTTAAGATccactgaatgtgtttttatgcCAGCAAAATGCATCCAGAGGCAATCTCTactgaggtcagacatgatgcCTTAACGTTATTTCTCATATTTCACATCAAAACACCTTGACACAGCACTAACTTGTGCTACATTCTGTAGGTGTGCACTGACTGAATGCTTGCTGTGTGTGGGAAGGGGGAGAGGAGTGGCTACAGCGGCAAGAGACGATAAACGCTTCTTTTAACAATaccttttgcatttcttattcaacCAACTCGACACTGCGGCCACTTGTGCCCTTACCAGGACACCAAGATACCAAGACGTACGATTTGATAGATATGCGAAGAAGTAAAAGACAGATGGgcaaacagacatacagaccCAGATAGCAAGGGGTTGGCAGACCACTGTCGGCCCACTGGGGGCAgatctggcggtccgctggcattttgctcatcggttctctggcgggttgcagacaaattgcccaatattttgccactattgatctaaaatctttttcatttcttcagttactccatatatcattttaataacctttcttaatattcatgacaagttaaatttaaagagatggtggtccaacggcggaccacaagtggcacgccaccggcggcataccaccagcggtccgctatctgccaatctgattttgctatctggggacAGATGTTCTTGGAGTTACGTAACAGGCAGATGGAATAATTTCCGCATTGTTGAGCCTATAGTGTATTTTCTgagcagatgtgtgtgccaGTGGACATTGAGCATATTGTCCActctgcgtgagtgtgtgtgtgtgtgtgtgtgtgtgtgtgcgtgtggatgtgttttTTGGTCTGGCATGTTCTGACTGAAAGAGTAAGTTGGAGAAGGGGAGGTGGCAGATTTCCACATCATGTTTAcacaaagacacgcacacacacacacacacacacacacacacacacacacacacacacacagacattatgaAGGGCAGGGGCTCAAGTGGGAAAAAAGGCACAAAATGAATGCAATGAAACACATGGGTAATATAGGATAGTAGCAAATCTCTGACTTTCAGATTTATTAAAATCCCTCACTCTcaaatgcacactcacacaaatgttTTATATGCTAGGCTAAGACAAATGCAGAGACAAAGCTATACATTCCCCTTAATTATTAGataggtgctgctgttcgcgggttcaagtccgggcgtgtgcaggacTGAATTGCGCAGGTTCAACACGACGCAGGTTacacaatatcaaacatgtttgatattatcgcaagtcttttagtcgtggctcatgcaaatagtgacgtgaacattgAACAATgtaaaaaccaatagtgaccccgctccaacaccaaacaggaagggacaaagtaggcgacagctgtagcctattcaTTGGTTTCATCAGGTTTCTTGCCACAGGtgcattaatcaagcaccatgcagtctgcattcataatctaggtgcttgattttatacacctgtggcaagggacctgatgaaaccatGAATATGataatttgttattttgtttcttaTAAATTATTAGTCGGCTATTCTACGTGACCGAACAACTCTATATCAGTTAGGGATGTCATGCAttaaacaatgctgcagaaacacaaaaatatgactttgatataggctatcatttgAGTTCCTGTTGATATCTAATGCATGACGGGAAATTATTTAAAGGAATCTAATTTCAGTCTTGCAattgaccctgcaagatcccaaGTCGTTgtaaaatcatagtctgtgactagtctgtgacttaaagcTCTatgacttgtctttagatgtgagagggtctgagactgtagtctttcaaaaatcgtttccaaatctttgcaaagtctttcagtgtaaggagggctttgaGTGCTTTGTTTGGTGTGGAGTAGCTAAGCAGCAGGGTCATTCCAGCCATTCTTGACTGGGTCGGGGTGTGGCCGAAAAACATGCTGCATGTAGAATCTTGCTCTTGCGTGTGGGATTTGGGACACTAAACTGCATGTATACAGAGAGGGGCAACAAAAGTCTAATCTCCCGACCTCATACACTGTGTTCCAAATTAATATGCAAATTGGATTTAACCACGTCAATTCCCAtacaaatttcaagtttttgccagAAATTGTACTGTGCCTACTTACGAGGGCATTGTTtccacctcttttggggcctaccatcaaatgtttaacctctatagaaagctgagaacctgtagttttcgtaggaaacaggtcaaaataactgtgtgatgtactgacacagagttacagaggctagaatatagttttttctttctgccggattacaagcatctctgaactgaccacatttcagtcctctaggtcacttgatatcacttacagtataggggtgtaacggttcatgtattcgtatCGAACCAAAACAgtacgggcgtcacggttcggtgcatgaatacacagtataaaaatacataaaacttgtgtgcggattaattaatgtcatgcgcaattactgttaagtagcgagagttacgggagttctttagcgacacctaacactaatctgtagcctcgccttagctctgaagctctgattggcgcctatggttttttttgtcaggtcgtcggtcgagtccgtcagtcattagcagcactaaggttagacccacaagagttagaggatccgctggtctctttaagatcgcaagtttgagaacttcagttacagtaacgTTAGTACAGGCgaaagagtggtggataagatgaaactgtgtgtcggcgttgttcagcagttgttgggtatgtgagtggaaaaaatgctacacatattcgaagccatcacccagatgatgtaggctaccaatcactgaaacgaggggaaaaaatatacaactaaacacagatgttgaagatcttgcttaagtggatttttaaaaatcatttttctatgtaatttgccctttcagaaataagagatgctgtaggcctattttcagttttatagctgattgtcttattttgtttacaagttacagatggagtctgggtacttattgtactgtttagcctacatcttacacacttcaggctgttgcagatagctcagggaagagactgtgtgacactaggtggtacagcctgagacatgtacaaaaaaaaatgctttatgcatttttgttttgcttttccctccattgtaccgaactcgtaccgaaccgtgatgtccgaaccgaggtatgaaccgaaccgtgacttctgtgtaccgttacacccctattacagtagaaacacaactgagccctagcaacaggtcttgtgaagctgtgtgcaaaagtagatcaatatagaatgaaaatggAATAAATGAgggctttagaccattatttgccaaggtatgctcatgcgttttgtgaaatgcctatggaaacgccccatacagtaggacttttggttatccaaaatactgacaatcaaatgcttactgcacatgaacccctttgtgtagaagcataaccCTGggctcaaatgaaaggtaatactttgaggtttcttgtggactatttaaattgtatgtcaggtgttctgatatagactgactaacacaaaatatggaataattacacaggtctctatttttgcatttactttgttgtttcaatgagtgtgtataacaTAGCACATCTGCaaaactaatattggataatacaacatgaagattcaatttctatagattcctgtgaatatttcaatacccaatatgctgcatctacttattgctaaggatacacactgcagctagaaggtctaatctgagaatgtaaagcactatacagattgtacatgaaaaaagtttgtACATGATCATTTGTACATGAAAAGTCAGTTTTTGTCAAAtagtgtataacattactatgctacagagcaatatggtgcatacaattgatttagaatgttagGGGAGGGGGGTAATCGTCCCACTGGCGGGACACTGAttaagtgtcataaacatttatttatttatttttcaattaaactcatGGATGGTATTGTGTCTCAGGACTCTTTGGGTCATTGAAATCAATCTCAGACACCTGTGATAATTAGTTTGCCAGGTAAGCCCAATCAAAGGAAAACTACTTAAGAAGGATGTTTCACATTATTAAGCATGACACAGGTTTCAAGCaatatgggaaagaaaaaggatctctctgctgctgaaaggcatgaaattgtgcattaccttggacaaggtatgaaaacattggatattTACCGAAAACTTATGCGTGAAGAAATTTGTCGCTGATTCAGAGCACAAGCGGGTTCATGCAGACAAAGGCATAATAAGGAAGGTTTCTGCCAAAAAAATTCATAGGATTAAGAGAGCTGGGGcccattgcacaaaactaggatcagggattaagccgggatatcttggttatcctggcttaATTTATCCGGTTGGGGGCATttgatagggggcagcaggatatgttatggaataagtcaccatggcgatttattctgtcgAGATAGCCTAGTCAGGCtaaattccaggatctatttaatctcatcccttatctcaatcagcagtcaccacaaacggaaaccaatacttattccactgcccaccacacattgttatcacatataactagacacactgtcattatttaaacatttgtgatcattaattaacttttacatactcgccattcccgacccGTCATgcaacaatgtgacgtcacaggagCACCGTAACCATTTTGCGCACGGTGttcgcgacactagttgcaatattctcctaaacagaggtgttgctgtttgttgctgttgtgaaaaggctatcgctaacTACTTTAcacgtagaagaagcaatgaagccgctctagttgccatggtgaatcagtgaatctgtgatcggtagcggggtctatttgagggagccgtgagcgtgcacttatccaggataggtttcatctggcttgatgaatccgtgtctgctcatcctggcttggtctttgtgcaaccaattaagcctgtgcgctcttgttttggattcattgagcgcagctcagtaacttattctggatgtcttaattctgcttttgtgcaatggGCCCCAGCTGCTAAAATGGcattgcaaagcagcaaacaAGTATTTGAAGCCGCTGGTGCCTCTGGAGTCCTGCGAACCTCAAAGTGTAGGATCCTCAATAAGTTTGCAAGTGTGCATAAACCTATTCGGCCACCCCTAAACAATACTCACAAGCAGAAATGgttgcagtgggctcaggaatacaTGAAGACTAATTTTCAGTTTTGTTTATGGATGAGTGCCGTGCCACCCTAGATGgtccagatggatggagtaaTGGACGGCTggtgaatggccaccatgtcccaacaaggctgagacgtcagcaaggaggtggcggagtgaggaatcatggggagagagctggtaggcccctttagggtccctgacggtgtgaaaatgacctcggcaaagtatgtagagtttctgactgaccactttctcccgtggtacaaaaagaagaacCGTGCCTTCCATAGCAAAATCATCTTTATGCATGACAATGCATCCTCTCATGCTGCAAAGAATACCTCTGCTATGGGCATATAAAAGGAGGGAAACTCATGGTGTGGCCCCCATCttcccctgacctcaaccctactgagaacctttggagcatcatcaagcaaaagatctatgagggtgggaggcagttcacatccaagcagcagctctgggaggctattctgaCATTGTGGCAGCTATGGGAGGCTATTCTGCAAAGACATTAAAGCAGAAACTCAAAcataaaacagaaacacaaGTTCAATGGATGCAAGAATTGTGAAGGTGATATCAATGAAGGGCTCCTATGTTAACATGTAACTTGGTCTGTTAAGATGTTTTTGATCAAAAATCAACAAATGGCCATTTTTAGTTCTTTACAACCTATAAAATGTCtgagcagccgtggcctactggttagcgcttcggacttaaaaccggagggttgccagttcgaaccccgaccagtaggcacggctgcagtgcccttgagcaaggcacctcacccttcactgctccccgagcaccgctgttgttgcaggcagctcactgcgccgggattgggataaatgcagagaccaaatttccctcacgggatcaaaagagtatatttacttatacttgaaactctgttgtgcataataatttggaacagtgcattttgagttttttatttttgaaaaaaatactgttatcattggttggtttgttcaataaaattTAAATTATACTCTTAACAGTTGATGACTTATACTGactgtcatttgcatcaactatttaggaaaatctgagaaaaatgtaatttgcattaTAATTTGGAATGCAGTGTATTTAAGCACTCGAGAAAAATGGGTACTGTTTCTTCTTGAAGAAAAAGTTCAGGGGCTCAAGCCCCCTGTGTGCAACATGCCTGCACACAGCCACAAACAATGGACTTCCTCTTAAACCATGAGGTAGACTTCTGGAAACGGTCCAATAAGAAAATCTGTGAGAGGCGGGAACTTTCAGGTTTAACACACACCCctctacacgcacacacatacacttagacacactcaaaacacacacacacacacacacacacacacatacacacatacatgtacgaACTCTCTTGCACTCTGACTGCAGACAGACATGGCTCGCAAGAGTGTGCtgccagtgctgctgctgctacttcTACAAGGTCACTGGACTCAATGGACAGGTAAACaataaacccacacacacacacagccacacacacacacacagacacacacactaatccacacacagacacacacaaacacacacacacacacatacacatacacatacaaacacacacacactaattcacacacagacacacacaaacacacacacacacatacacatacaaacacacacaaatccacatcATCTATCTGTGTTGCTGCAAACTGGTTTGTTTTCCTGTGTAGAGCAAGGCGTGCAGGCCACAGCGGTGccggatgggtgtgtgtgtgtgcgggaagTCATGTTGGTACCCTGGAGAAACATCTCTGACCTGAGCATCGTGTCTGACAACCCTCTCTGCAGAATACACATTATGTGAGTCCTGtcattattctgtgtgtgtgtgtgtgtgtgtgtaaatgtgtgtttgtagctGTTATGAATGTTTGGACATGTACATTGTGCGGATAAAATCGAGATTAAAGGATAacggcacacacatacacacacacactgtgagttgACTGTTGATTGTTGTCAGGAATGTAAGGCTGTGAATGCACCCAcaattcaccacacacacacacacacacacatatatacacacacacacacacacactgtaacgtGACTAATctgaatcttttatttttaaatttagagATTCAATTGTCTCTGGGGTGCCAGGCAGTATTTGCTGCCAATTCAAATGTAGTCACAAGTTAGAGCTTAAACTATCACACaaattaaacacaaaacacGTTTTATAAGTTTCAAATCATATATTGTGATAGTTTAAATTAAACCAAAAAATATTCATACACAACTTAAATAATCGATATCCCTCCAtacaatcaaaaacaaaaatgctatttaaaaaaaaaagggaaagtaTGAGAGAGTCTGAGTCACTGAAGGAAAGTGAGTTGTGGAATATGTTGAATTAGTTGTATACTGGTGGAAGGGAAACGGAACTCGAGATGAGTGTTGAGTTACCAGCGGGAGACTAGCCAGGGGAgctgcagagtaggcctacgacttGAACCAGGGATCTTCGCAACACCGCCacaagagaaagggaaaaacaTCTTGCCATGCTGCCGATCCATTCCGTCAGCGTAACAACAAAAGTAGTTTGAGCCGGTCCTATTTTGCTCAGGATCCGCACTGCTTCATAGTAATTCCTCAAAGGGATTAATCCACAAGGGTACGATCCAAGGAATCCAATGTAACTTATCCAGTGTGAATGTTCTGTTTTAAAATGCTCCCGCCCATGTCTCACATGCCCTCGGTAACTACCCTCTCCATAGAGCTCCTGTAATTAGCTTTTTTTTGCAGGTTAGGCTAAGCAGCCTTTTATCGCCAGCTGACTGGCGTGACGCTAACCTAATTGGCGCTTAAAGCAACCGGTTGGATAAGCCCAAagtaatacatttttattataaagAATATGGAGCGGTccgctacaacacacacacacacacaaacacataaacacacacagcggtGTGAAATTACCCAGTACACGCagaaaaacaatcagatatttaatataacacacacatacacacatacacacacggccCTGTGAAATGATCCTGTACACTCATGCTTCAACACAAACAACATTAAATATCACAGATATACACATTATCACGGCAACAGCAAGGCCACGTGTAGAGCAAAATGTTGAAAAGCTAAGGTACAAGCCTGTAGGATCCCATTTCAAATTTGAGTCTGAGATCTTGATGACTTTGGGTTACAGGCTGTACTTCTGAACATGAAAATGATAGGGTTGAGCAAAGAAGGTATTTGAAAGGCTGAGAATCCTGGAGGCTCTGCTTGGTTGTTCCGCAGGCTGTACATTCTAAGCTGACATGTTTACCAAACACATAGTGAGGAACGAAGAAAAGTTGGCTGGCTGCATGCAAGACAATCATCACAAACACTACAAATTCCACGATGACCCTACCAATCACATCCACTTGTTTATCTCTCTGCACAGTGTGTATGAgctagtgtgtgcgtgtgtgtttgtgcgtgtgtgtgtgtgtgtgtgtgtgtgtgtgtgtgcagtgtttccgctagattttttttaacagtggtggcaggattatttaaaaagcaacagcaactacattgtgcgtctgccctgattctgataccatggcggtattaattaaaccgtggcgggccgccatgctgaaataaacgtagaggaaacactgtgtgtgtgtgtgtgtgtgtgtgtgtgtgtgtgtgtgtgtgtgtgtgtgtgtgtttatcagttTGCAAATAATGTGTCCTGTACGTGTCCATAACAaatggggagagaaagagagacatagagagagagatagatagagagagagagagagagagagagtgtgtgtgtgtgtcatgaactGTGTTCCTGTTGACAGAATCACACTGAAGGGGAAGCAGAAGGTGTGTCTGAACCCTGATTCTGACCAGGGCAAAAGACTTCAGAAATGCTGGAAAAagtgagtaacacacacacacaccctcagcaaACACTACATGtacacccccccaccacacacaaacacacacacacacacacacacacacagactaatggACCAGCAACAGAATACAAGGCCCTCATGTCTAGCCCTGGGTCAGCAGTACACTCACATATTTATACATGTTATTTCTTATATATTTCTTTtaacgagacaccctgctcacaagagccatctgccggttgtttgggttatTGCAGCGTCATTGCAGCATCACTGgagaaatacaaattaaagtcgtgtGACctcgagggaagctggccaatttgaagtaatgcccactgtattAGCACCAATTGGCTGGACCGCTGTTGATTTAGGTCAGTCACTTCAAGGGGGGTGAAAATGTATGTATTTGCTTATTTTGCATGATATATTTTTGATTATTTAATATTACTTTGTAAAAAGTAGCTTTCACTTTAACGTTAAAAAGGGGATTTTTGTAAATGATTgtaaaaaaggccaaattaaataGACAAAGATTCAATTTATTAAAGGCAATAAAAGTGGAAATATCCAA
Proteins encoded:
- the LOC125311854 gene encoding C-X-C motif chemokine 6-like — its product is MARKSVLPVLLLLLLQGHWTQWTEQGVQATAVPDGCVCVREVMLVPWRNISDLSIVSDNPLCRIHIIITLKGKQKVCLNPDSDQGKRLQKCWKKFKKNRDRKRACLRPAKPKKNKAH